A portion of the Acanthopagrus latus isolate v.2019 chromosome 21, fAcaLat1.1, whole genome shotgun sequence genome contains these proteins:
- the mfn1a gene encoding mitofusin-1, giving the protein MDAADPSPLRRFVVAKHSITSIFDQLLDFVKDGSAFVDEAWRGDDLGQVAVEEQSLEMQSCATKLSTIREVLLRRHMKVAFFGRTSNGKSTVINAMLRDRVLPSGIGHTTNCFLRVEGTDGDEAFLTAEASNERRSITTVNQLAHALHMDPTLDSGSLVKVFWPKSRCALLRDDLVLMDSPGTDVTLELDSWIDKFCLDADVFVLVGNAESTLMNTEKLFFHKVSERISKPNIFILHNRWDASVSEPDYIEEVRKQHLDRCVSFLAEELKVVGLDEAPGRIFFVSAKEVLSSRMQRAQGMPETGEPGGALAEGFNERLREFQMFERTFEEFISQSAVKTKFEQHTVRAWQITEAIKAVMDAINITSADRKIFCLEEREDQRDRLDFVRGQINRLSDNVKERIRTLTDDVSAKVAAALSDQIRSLPVLVEEFRSDFNPTQETLELYKTKLLQHVEERMVGCLAHRCSVSVLRDIRDAQSHMIDSVRPLLSLCVQEQLSAPSTSFELTYDLGLAALCADFHENIEFQFSLGWTALVTRFIGAANAKRALSGSDPRLQESSAFKDEMVVSIATGLVSVTSRASMTVLVIGGVVWRSVGWRIIALSLSLYGLLYLYEKLTWTNVSRERALKQQFVEHAAHRLRAIIPITSSACSQQVYKELTSTFSRLTQRVDLSEAELEGNIRQLSFRIQRLENIQRRSKAFRNRATELETQLEAFSVQYLQGN; this is encoded by the exons aTGGATGCTGCAGATCCGTCTCCTCTGCGGCGTTTTGTTGTGGCGAAGCATTCAATCACCTCCATCTTCGATCAGCTGCTGGACTTTGTGAAGGATGGATCTGCCTTTGTGGacg aggCGTGGCGGGGCGATGACCTGGGCCAGGTggctgtggaggagcagagTCTGGAGATGCAGAGCTGCGCCACCAAACTGTCGACCATCCGAGAGGTTCTGCTCAGGAGGCACATGAAGGTGGCCTTCTTTGGCAG GACCAGTAACGGGAAGAGTACGGTGATCAACGCCATGCTCAGAGACCGCGTGCTACCCAGCGGCATCGGACACACCACCAACTGTTTCCTGAGAGTGGAGGGAACCGACGGAGACGAGGCCTTCCTCACCGCCGAGGCGTCCAATGAGAGGAGGAGCATCACG acagtgAACCAGCTGGCTCATGCCCTCCACATGGATCCGACTCTGGACTCTGGCAGTCTGGTGAAAGTGTTCTGGCCTAAGAGTCGCTGTGCTCTGCTGAGAGACGACCTGGTTCTGATGGACAG CCCGGGCACTGATGTCACTCTGGAGCTGGACAGCTGGATCGATAAGTTCTGTCTGGACGCCGACGTCTTCGTTCTGGTAGGAAACGCAGAGTCGACACTGATGAACACG gaGAAACTTTTCTTCCACAAAGTCAGCGAGAGAATCTCTAAACCAAACATCTTCATCCTCCACAACAGATGGGACGCTTCAGTGAGCGAACCGGACTACATCGAGgag gTGAGGAAGCAGCACCTGGACCGCTGTGTGAGTTTCCTGGCCGAGGAGCTGAAGGTGGTGGGTCTGGACGAGGCTCCAGGGCGGATCTTCTTCGTCTCGGCCAAAGAGGTTCTGAGCTCCAGGATGCAGCGAGCGCAGGGCATGCCTGAGACAGGTGAGCCAG GTGGCGCTCTGGCTGAAGGTTTCaatgagagactgagagagtTCCAGATGTTTGAGAGGACATTCGAG GAGTTCATCTCTCAGTCTGCAGTGAAGACCAAGTTTGAGCAGCACACAGTGAGAGCGTGGCAAATCACTGAGGCCATCAAAGCTGTGATGGACGCCATCAACATCACctctgcagacaggaa GATCTTCTGCCTGGAGGAGCGGGAGGATCAGAGGGACCGGCTGGATTTTGTGCGAGGACAGATTAACCGTCTGAGCGACAACGTCAAAGAGAGGATCAGGACGCTGACTGATGATGTCTCTGCCAAG GTTGCGGCGGCTCTGTCGGATCAGATCCGGTCTCTTCCTGTTCTGGTGGAGGAGTTCAGATCTGATTTCAACCCGACACAAGAAACTCTGGAGCTTTATAAAACT aagctgctgcagcacgtggaggagaggatggtCGGCTGTTTGGCTCATCGCTGCTCCGTCAGCGTCCTCAGAGACATCAGAGACGCTCAGAGTCACATGATCG acagCGTCcgtcctctgctgtctctgtgcgTCCAGGAGCAGCTCTccgctccctccacctccttcgAGTTGACCTATGACCTCGGCCTCGCCGCCCTCTGCGCTGACTTCCATGAAAACATCGAGTTCCAGTTTTCTCTGGGCTGGACCGCCCTCGTCACGCGCTTCATTGGAGCCGCCAACGCCAAGCGAGCGCTGAGCGGCTCCGACCCTCGACTGCAG GAAAGCTCCGCCTTTAAGGATGAGATGGTGGTTTCCATAGCAACAGGTCTGGTCTCTGTCACCTCCCGGGCGTCCATGACGGTGTTGGTGATTGGTGGAGTG GTGTGGCGCTCGGTGGGCTGGCGTATCATcgctctgtccctctctctgtacGGTCTCCTCTACCTGTACGAGAAACTCACCTGGACCAACGTCAGCAGAGAGCGCGCTCtgaagcagcagtttgtggaGCACGCCGCCCACCGCCTGAGAGCCATCATCCCCATCACCAGCTCTGCCTGCAGTCAGCAGGTGTACAA ggaGCTGACGTCCACGTTCAGCCGTCTGACTCAGAGAGTCGATCTGAGTGAAGCCGAGCTGGAGGGAAACATCCGGCAGCTGAGCTTCAGGATCCAGAGACTGGAGAACATCCAGAGGAGGTCCAAGGCCttcag gaacAGAGCCACGGAGCTGGAGACTCAGCTGGAGGCCTTCTCTGTTCAGTACCTGCAGggaaactga